From Nematostella vectensis chromosome 14, jaNemVect1.1, whole genome shotgun sequence, a single genomic window includes:
- the LOC116617035 gene encoding putative nuclease HARBI1, with translation MADLFCRVGEAYPQAREHRFRLFNGSLDDFLNDQEVKSRFRFRKDTIEYITQFLRGELSRDTRRNHAHAPIVQVLVALRFYASGSFLQIIGDTFGLPKSTVSRCVSDVTRALVSKADRFIKWPSRERQREIKQAFYDKHGFPGVIGCIDGTHVKLQAPTNHENDYVNRKGQHSINVQAVCDNKGKIF, from the coding sequence atggcggatttGTTTTGCCGGGTCGGGGAAGCTTACCCACAAGCTCGCGAACACCGCTTTCGCTTGTTTAACGGAAGCCTTGATGACTTCCTCAACGACCAAGAGGTCAAATCGAGGTTCCGCTTTCGGAAAGACACAATTGAGTATATAACACAGTTTTTGAGGGGGGAATTAAGCCGGGATACGCGACGAAATCACGCACATGCTCCAATAGTCCAAGTTCTTGTCGCACTACGCTTTTACGCTTCAGGGAGTTTTTTGCAAATCATAGGCGATACATTTGGCCTTCCAAAGTCTACCGTTTCCCGTTGCGTCTCAGATGTGACAAGAGCGCTTGTTAGCAAAGCTGACCGCTTCATCAAATGGCCTTCGCGAGAGAGGCAAAGGGAGATAAAGCAGGCATTTTACGACAAGCACGGCTTCCCTGGAGTTATCGGCTGTATTGACGGGACTCATGTAAAGCTCCAGGCCCCGACAAATCATGAGAACGATTATGTCAATCGGAAAGGGCAGCACAGCATTAACGTGCAAGCCGTGTGTGACAACAAAGGTAAAATATTTTAA